One part of the Rhea pennata isolate bPtePen1 chromosome 29, bPtePen1.pri, whole genome shotgun sequence genome encodes these proteins:
- the MIP gene encoding lens fiber major intrinsic protein, translated as MAIGEELRSGCFWRGVLAEAAATMIFVGVVLGASAAPGPLAPALAGGLAAGGLACSLGAPQANPAFTLQSPHTLDSSSIPGVAPTQLPIPISGRHGPPIPRAGPLIPGVGPPSPPSLVYWLGPVLGAVLAGLCHELLFAASASRERLGTCLTCRNVAPVETPQPGPLVTHQPPGCTEPGHGLSPPAPTWPGGGPQERGYIGAAGRRQARARARVVRGQAMREVRSASFWRAVFAEFLGSLLYVLLGLGASLRWAPGPPGALGTALAFGLAQATLVQALGHVSGGHINPAVTVAFLLAAQLSLPRALGYLVAQLLGALAGAGVLYGVTPAAVRGTLGLSALHPSVGLGQGTAVELILTMQFALCVLASYDERRDGRLGSVALAVGFSLTLGHLFGLYYTGAAMNPARAFAPAVVTRNFSNQWVYWVGPLLGGALAALLYDFVLAPRRRGLAERLAALKGEPPAEPEPEPEAPAEPEPEAPPEPLELKTQCL; from the exons ATGGCCATCGGGGAG GAGCTGCGGAGCGGCTGCTTCTGGCGGGGGGTGCTGGCGGAAGCAGCGGCGACCATGATCTTCGTGGGGGTAGTGCTGGGCGCCTCGGCAGCCCCCGGGCCCCTGGCACCGGCGCTGGCCGGGGGGCTGGCGGCCGGGGGGCTGGCCTGCAGCCTCGGGGCGCCCCAGGCCAACCCGGCCTTCACCCTGCAGTCCCCACACACCTTGGACAGCTCCTCCATCCCTGGGGTGGCTCCCACTCAGTTGCCCATCCCCATTTCAGGTCGTCATGGTCCCCCTATCCCTCGGGCAGGTCCTCTGATCCCTGGTGTgggtcccccctcccccccatcccTG GTGTACTGGTTGGGCCCGGTGCTGGGAGCGGTGCTGGCCGGGCTCTGCCATGAGCTGCTCTTCGCCGCCAGCGCCTCGCGGGAGAGGCTGGGCACCTGCCTGACCTGCCGTAATGTGGCACCAGTGGAGaccccccagcccggccccctCGTCACCCACCAGCCCCCCGGCTGCACAGAACCAGGGCACGGCCTGAGCCCCCCTGCCCCGAcctggccgggggggggcccaCAGGAGAGGGGCTACATa GGGGCAGCGGGCCGGCGGCAGGCGAGGGCGAGGGCGCGGGTGGTGCGGGGCCAGGCCATGCGGGAAGTGCGCTCGGCCTCCTTCTGGAGGGCCGTCTTCGCCGAGTTCCTCGGCAGCCTCCTCTacgtgctgctggggctgggggcctCGCTGCGCTGggccccgggcccccccggcgccctGGGGACCGCCCTGGCCTTCGGGCTGGCCCAGGCCACGCTGGTGCAAGCCCTGGGCCACGTGAGCGGGGGCCACATCAACCCGGCCGTCACCGTGGCCTTCCTGCTGGCCGCTCAGCTCTCGCTGCCCCGCGCCCTGGGCTACCTGGTGGCCCAGCTGCTGGGCGCCCTGGCCGGGGCCGGGGTGCTCTATGGGGTGACGCCGGCCGCCGTGCGCGGCACCCTCGGCCTCAGCGCG CTGCACCCCAGCGTGGGCCTGGGCCAGGGCACGGCGGTGGAGCTCATCCTCACCATGCAGTTCGCGCTCTGCGTCCTCGCCAGCTACGACGAGCGCCGCGACGGCCGCCTGGGCTCCGTGGCCCTGGCCGTGGGCTTCTCCCTCACCCTGGGACACCTCTTCGGG CTCTACTACACGGGAGCCGCCATGAACCCCGCGCGCGCCTTCGCCCCCGCCGTCGTCACGCGCAACTTCAGCAACCAGTGG GTGTACTGGGTCGGGCCGCTGCTCGGCGGCGCCCTGGCCGCGCTGCTCTACGACTTCGTGCtggcgccgcggcgccgcgggctggCCGAGCGGCTGGCGGCCCTCAAGGGCGAGCCGCCGgccgagcccgagcccgagcccgaggCGCCGgccgagcccgagcccgaggcgccgccggagccgctgGAGCTGAAGACGCAGTGCTTGTAg
- the RBMS2 gene encoding RNA-binding motif, single-stranded-interacting protein 2 → MLLSVQPRSGIAAFTYNKSSKKQPYAPPAPQPAPPSPSPVGGAADQLSKTNLYIRGLHPGTTDQDLVKLCQPYGKIVSTKAILDKTTNKCKGYGFVDFDSPTAAQKAVTALKASGVQAQMAKQQEQDPTNLYISNLPLGVDEQELEALLKPFGQVVSTRILRDPHGASRGVGFARMESTEKCEAVITHFNGKYIKTPPGVPAPPDPLLCKFADGGQKKRQSQGKFVPNGRAWARDGDAGTVTLAYDPATALQNGFYPAPYSLAPSRMMAQTALAPYLPSPVSSYQVHGPTWMHQSYLMQPTGAVLAPAVDHAVPIQPSVMAPLTQQLGHLSLGSAGTYVPAAAVPGAFVPPFPPVPPCAVAVEDGSAAPSHVPVESPPEHSAYPYPYPK, encoded by the exons ATGCTGCTCTCGGTGCAGCCGCGCTCCGGCATCGCCGCCTTCACCTACAACAAGAGCAGCAAGAAG CAGCCCTATGCACCGCCGGCGCCACAGCcggccccccccagccccagccccgtcGGGGGGGCCGCCGACCAGCTCAGCAAGACCAACCTGTACATCCGGGGGCTGCACCCTGGCACCACGGACCAGGACCTCGTCAAGCTGTGCCAGCC CTATGGGAAAATCGTCTCCACCAAAGCCATCCTGGACAAGACGACCAACAAGTGCAAAG gcTATGGCTTCGTCGACTTCGACAGCCCCACGGCGGCCCAGAAGGCCGTGACGGCGCTCAAGGCCAGCGGGGTGCAGGCGCAGATGGCCAAG CAACAGGAGCAGGACCCCACCAACCTCTACATCTCCAACCTGCCGCTGGGGGTGGAcgagcaggagctggaggcatTGCTGAAGCCGTTTGGGCAGGTGGTGTCCACCCGCATCCTGCGGGACCCCCACGGGGCCAGCCGCGGCGTGGGCTTCGCACG GATGGAGTCCACGGAGAAGTGCGAGGCCGTCATCACCCACTTCAACGGGAAGTACATCAAGACGCCGCCGGGGGTGCCAG cccccccgGACCCGCTGCTCTGCAAGTTCGCGGACGGGGGGCAGAAGAAGCGGCAGAGCCAGGGCAAGTTCGTGCCTAACGGGAGGGCCTGGGCCCGGGACGGCGACGCG GGCACCGTGACCTTGGCCTATGACCCCGCGACGGCGCTGCAGAACGG GTTCTACCCAGCACCCTACAGCCTGGCTCCCAGCCGGATGATGGCCCAGACGGCGCTGGCCCCCTACCTGCCGTCCCCCGTCTCCTCCTACCAG GTCCACGGCCCCACTTGGATGCACCAGTCGTACCTCATGCAGCCCACG GGTGCGGTGCTGGCCCCCGCCGTGGACCACGCCGTCCCCATCCAGCCCTCCGTGATGGCCCCCCTCACGCAGCAGCTCGGGCACCTCTCGCTGGGCAGCGCCGGCACG TACGTGCCGGCCGCCGCCGTGCCGGGAGCCTTCGTCCCGCCGTTCCCGCCGGTGCCGCCCTGCGCCGTGGCCGTGGAG gacggcagcgccgcgccgagccACGTCCCCGTGGAGTCGCCGCCCGAGCACAGCGCCTACCCCTACCCCTACCCCAAGTAg
- the BAZ2A gene encoding bromodomain adjacent to zinc finger domain protein 2A, whose translation METNNHFNFTGLSSVPTASGLKPTPSSGDSLYTNGSPMNFPSQGKSLNGGMNVNGFSTVSHTSTSGTFTSTTHSSSTPHLHSYDCLWDYSQYQPASTGNLKDSSPIISQFSSLGQYPLNGIIGGSRQSSPGHNTNLRGTGQEFWGNGTPSSMGLNFDSQELYDSFHDQNFELMQNGPASFYAASQPSPMLSSGMQSFSLPQCPQDESGTSEEDTAAAKEISPTISENGGGLVGSMELEDTQPDLKICSYNGSAAAVVPLSQEASVLAPDTASGCLGDASPITTPLEDAHILSEDPLEPFESLARDPGTGDLYEMDDSQLVSDKSPLEEPPDMSSLHCSSSPSLNNSSSFSLLADDSQPSHSLFASPSSPPVLGEAVLQDSSVDLNSSSHAGPEESESLELDPPLEPESPAPSPEEEEEEAGDSCPETSAAPEGESEEAAPLCASAGGDVPRRRIATQEEVRFPLQHGWRREVRIKKGNHRWQGETWYYGPCGKRMKQFPEVIKYLSRNVVQDVRREHFSFSPRMPVGDFYEERDTPEGLQWVKLSPEEIPSRIQAITGKRGRPRNAEKAKPKETPAVKRGRGRPPKVKMVDLLSKTDARLLKKLEAQEVLSEEDKLKMSKIKKKMRRKAKNKQKQEAKAPKAKETKKKSKAKEKKGKTEKGKEKVRLKEKKGKATRKVDKSLLAQRRLEERRRQQLILEEMKKPTEDMCLGDHQPLPAFSRIPGLVLPSRAFSNCLTVVEFLQSYGKVLGFDPAKDVPSLCTLQEGLLGVGDSAGEVQDLLVRLLQAVLYDPGLPPYCQSLKILGEKVSEISLNRDTVSEILRCFLMAYGADDDLCDGLRTKPFQALPPDKKAAILAFLVNELNSSALIINEIDKTLENMSNYRKNKWIIEGRLRRLKIALAKKTGRPESEITGLDDGRRRRSSRLTEENGLEMEEEEESRGRKSRKDEEADTSTSSVPELERQIEKLAKRQMFFRKKLLHSSQTLRAASLGQDRYRRRYWVLPHLGGIFVEGTEVVEPVPEEHTEEKVASHISPVKEEPMDLPIPNRMNCTASRSRGRPRKSKEELSQHCGPKPPPVNGVLEDSVSLGQSQHDLSQSAFLSWLSQTQSSRLKDSMLTPDSSPGKGDSGLPPVEALTDTAAEEENTTETTEKQGPWFNLLPQTPCDDHAPLATSSAEPSPRASSQPRSQHCGEQPKASARQLNGLPAEDPTSPLLASTPVHAGARVHGTCPRSRSSLEKLQDPSGQPKRRGRPPTKFFKQIEQKYLTQLTEQPVPPEMQSGWWWLQDPEELEAVARALHPRGIREKALHKHLTKHKDYLREVCLRTTTDPIFHLRPEATSAAVSREALAQWSVMERAYETDLSILQWVEELEQRVLMADLQIRGWTCPSPDSTRNDLQYCEHKVEPLEDITIKNRREGLPLCREHTNPLDLAVLRLAALEQNVERRYLKEPLWPLHEVVVEKAVLSNPEEMNLGTTEIAYEITPRIRTWRQTLERCRSAAQVSLCIYQLEKSIAWEKSVNKVTCLVCRRGDDDEHLLLCDGCDRGCHLYCHRPKMTEVPEGDWFCSVCLSQAEEYQDPSSPRRGKKRKRGRLFGVGFVEADESPRRRSASRRREGLAVPRYSGEGLSPSKRRGASLRGQPSDLTFCEIILMEMESHEDAWPFLEPVNPRLVPGYRKIIKNPMDFATMRTRLLRGGYTSSEEFAADAMLVFDNCQTFNEDDSEVGKAGHVMRKFFESRWEEFYQGKHATNP comes from the exons GTTTGAATGGGGGTATGAATGTTAATGGCTTCTCTACTGTATCTCACACTAGTACTTCAGGGACCTTCACCTCCACCACACATTCCTCCAGTACGCCTCACCTCCACTCCTACGACTGTCTCTGGGACTACTCGCAGTACCAGCCTGCCAGCACTGGCAACCTCAAGGACAGCAGCCCCATCATctcccagttctccagcctcGGACAGTACCCGCTCAACGGCATTATTGGGGGCTCCCGGCAGTCATCCCCAGGGCACAACACTAACCTGAGGGGGACAGGGCAGGAGTTCTGGGGCAACGGCACCCCCAGCTCAATGGGGCTGAACTTTGACTCGCAGGAGCTGTACGACTCCTTCCATGACCAGAACTTTGAGCTCATGCAGAACGGGCCAGCCAGCTTCTACGCAGCCTCCCAGCCTTCCCCCATGCTGAGCTCCGGCATGCAATCCTTCTCGCTTCCCCAGTGCCCGCAGGATGAGTCGGGCACCAGCGAGGAAGACACAGCCGCAGCCAAAGAGATTTCCCCTACCATCTCAGAGAATGGGGGCGGGCTGGTGGGCAGCATGGAGCTGGAAGACACACAGCCAG ACTTGAAGATATGCAGCTACAATGGgtctgctgcagctgtggtgcCGCTCAGCCAGGAGGCATCTGTCTTGGCACCTGACACGGCCAGCGGCTGCCTGGGGGACGCGTCTCCTATCACCACTCCTCTGGAAGATGCTCACATCCTGAGCGAAGACCCTCTGGAGCCTTTTGAGTCTCTGGCCAGAG ACCCAGGGACTGGAGACCTCTACGAGATGGATGACTCTCAGCTGGTGAGCGACAAATCCCCCCTGGAGGAGCCCCCTGACATGTCGAGCCTGCACTGCTCTTCCAGCCCCTCCCTCAACAActccagctccttcagcctgcTGGCGGACGACAGCCAGCCTTCCCACTCGCTCTTCGCCAGCCCCAGCTCGCCGCCTGTCCTGGGGGAGGCTGTCTTGCAAG acagcagcgTGGACCTCAATAGCAGCAGTCACGCCGGGCCGGAGGAGTCAGAGTCCCTGGAGCTTGACCCTCCGCTGGAGCCGGAGTCCCCTGCCCCTTctccagaagaggaagaggaagaagctgGTGACAGCTGTCCGGAGACTTCAGCCGCGCCTGAAGGAGAGAGTGAAGAGGCAGCCCCCCTCTGTGCGTCAGCAGGTG GTGATGTCCCACGGAGGCGCATTGCCACCCAAGAGGAGGTGCGCTTCCCCCTGCAGCACGG GTGGAGGAGAGAGGTGCGGATCAAGAAGGGCAACCACCGCTGGCAGGGGGAGACGTGGTACTACGGGCCCTGTGGGAAGAGGATGAAGCAGTTCCCGGAGGTGATCAAG tACTTGAGTAGGAATGTGGTGCAGGATGTCCGGCGCGAACACTTCAGCTTCAGCCCCCGCATGCCTGTTGGAGACTTCTACGAGGAACGGGACACACCTGAG GGTTTGCAGTGGGTAAAGCTGAGCCCTGAGGAAATCCCATCACGCATCCAGGCCATCACAGGCAAGCGCGGGCGACCTCGCAATGCAGAGAAGGCCAAGCCCAAGGAGACGCCTGCTGTGAAGCGTGGCCGAGGCCGGCCTCCCAAAGTCAAGATGGTTGACTTGCTGAGCAAGACAGATGCTCGGCTGCTGAAGAAACTGGAAGCCCAAG AGGTGCTTAGTGAGGAGGACAAGttgaaaatgagcaaaatcaagaagaaaatgaggcGGAAG GCAAAGAACAAGCAGAAGCAAGAAGCAAAAGCTCCCAAAGCAAAGGAGACCAAGAAAAAGTCCAAG GCCAAGGAGAAAAAGGGCaagacagagaaaggcaaggaaaaggTACggctcaaggaaaagaagggcaAAGCAACTCGCAAGGTGGACAAAAGCCTCTTGGCCCAGCGGCGCCTGGAGGAGCGTCGACGGCAGCAGCTGATCCTGGAGGAGATGAAGAAGCCCACAGAGGACATGTGCCTGGGGGACCACCAG CCCCTGCCAGCCTTCTCCCGCATCCCAGGCCTTGTGCTGCCCAGCCGCGCCTTCTCCAACTGCCTCACCGTTGTGGAGTTCCTCCAGAGCTATGGCAAGGTCCTGGGCTTCGACCCAGCCAAGGACGTGCCCAGCCTCTGCACACTGCAGGAGGGGCTGCTGGGTGTGGGTGACAGTGCGGGTGAAGTGCAGGACCTGCTGGTgcggctgctgcaggctgtACTCTACGACCCCGGCCTGCCTCCCTACTGCCAA tCCCTGAAGATCCTTGGGGAGAAGGTGTCAGAGATAAGCCTGAACCGTGACACTGTTTCTGAGATTCTGCGCTGCTTCCTCATGGCATACGGAGCAGATGACGATCTGTGTGATGGGCTGCGGACGAAGCCCTTCCAGGCGCTGCCCCCGGACAAGAAAGCAGCCATCCTGGCCTTCCTGGTGAATGAGCTGAACAGCAGTGCCCTCATCATCAA TGAGATTGACAAGACCCTGGAGAACATGTCTAACTACAGGAAGAACAAGTGGATCATCGAGGGCCGACTGCGCAG GTTGAAGATTGCCCTGGCCAAGAAGACGGGCCGTCCAGAGTCAGAGATCACAGGCTTGGATGATGGGCGGAGGAGACGCAGCTCTCGCCTCACAGAGGAGAATGGCctggagatggaggaggaagaagagagccGAGGCCGGAAATCCCGCAAGGATGAGGAG gctgacACTTCTACATCCAGCGTCCCTGAGCTAGAGAGACAGATTGAGAAGCTAGCCAAG AGGCAGATGTTCTTCCGTAAGAAGCTGCTCCATTCCTCACAGACACTGCGGGCAGCCTCTCTGGGACAGGACCGGTATCGGAGGCGGTACTGGGTCCTGCCCCACCTGGGTGGGATCTTCGTGGAAGGTACAGAAG TAGTTGAGCCAGTGCCAGAGGAGCACACAGAAGAGAAGGTGGCTTCCCACATCTCTCCAGTGAAGGAGGAGCCAATGGACCTGCCCATTCCCAACCGAATGAACTGCACGGCCTCGCGCTCCCGGGGCCGGCCACGGAAGAGCAAAGAGGAGCTGTCCCAGCACTGTGGGCCCAAACCTCCTCCTGTCAACGGGGTCCTAGAGGATTCAGTGTCCTTGGGCCAGAGCCAGCACGACCTCAGCCAGTCTGCCTTCCTGTCCTGGCTGAGTCAGACACAGTCATCCCGTCTCAAGGACTCCATGCTCACCCCAGACAGCAGCCCCGGGAAGGGGGACTCGGGGCTCCCGCCTGTTGAAGCCCTGACTGAcactgcagcagaggaggagaataCCACAGAGACTACAGAGAAACAGGGACCCTGGTTCAACCTGCTGCCCCAGACGCCCTGTGATGACCATGCCCCCCTTGCTACCTCCTCAGCTGAGCCCTCGCCAAGAGCCAGCTCACAGCCCCGCAGCCAGCACTGTGGGGAGCAGCCCAAGGCCTCTGCCAGGCAG CTGAACGGCCTCCCTGCGGAAGACCCCACGTCTCCCCTGCTTGCTTCCACACCGGTCCATGCTGGTGCCAGGGTCCATGGCACCTGCCCCAGGAGTCGGAGCAGCCTGGAGAAGCTCCAAGACCCATCCGGGCAGCCGAAACGCCGGGGGCGTCCCCCTACAAAATTCTTCAAGCAGATTGAACAGAAGTACTTGACCCAGCTGACGGAGCAGCCTGTTCCCCCTG AGATGCAGAGCGGCTGGTGGTGGCTGCAGGACCCTgaagagctggaggcagtggcCCGTGCACTGCATCCTCGGGGAATCCGGGAGAAAGCTCTGCATAAGCACCTCACCAAGCACAAGGATTACCTGCGGGAGGTCTGCCTGCGTACCACCACTG aCCCCATCTTCCACCTGCGCCCGGAGGCAACCAGTGCCGCCGTGTCTCGGGAAGCCTTGGCCCAGTGGTCAGTGATGGAGAGAGCCTATGAGACTGACCTCTCCATCCTGCAGTGGGTGGAGGAGCTGGAACAGCGTGTGCTGATGGCAGATTTGCAGATACGG GGTTGGACGTGTCCCAGTCCCGACTCCACACGGAATGACCTGCAGTACTGTGAGCACAAGGTGGAACCCCTAGAAGATATCACCATCAAGAACCGCCGGGAAGGACTGCCACTGTGCCGGGAGCACACCAACCCCCTGGACTTGGCAGTTCTGCGGCTGGCAGCACTGGAGCAGAACGTGGAGCGGCGCTATCTGAAGGAGCCACTCTGGCCGCTGCACGAGGTGGTGGTAGAGAAAGCAGTCCTGAGCAACCCTGAGGAGATGAACCTGGGCACCACAGAGAT TGCATATGAGATCACACCCCGAATCCGGACATGGCGACAGACTCTGGAGCGATGCCGGAGTGCAGCTCAGGTCTCCCTGTGCATCTACCAGCTGGAGAAGTCCATCGCCTGGGAGAAGTCAGTCAACAAAGTG ACCTGCCTGGTGTGCCGACGCGGAGATGACGACGAGCACCTGCTGCTGTGCGACGGTTGTGACCGTGGCTGCCACCTCTACTGCCACCGGCCCAAGATGACGGAGGTGCCCGAGGGCGACTGGTTCTGCTCTGTCTGCCTCTCCCAG GCGGAGGAATATCAGGACCCCAGCTCACCCCGGCGAGGCAAGAAGCGGAAACGGGGGCGTCTCTTTGGGGTGGGCTTCGTGGAGGCTGACGAGAGCCCCCGGCGCCGGTCAGCCTCACGCCGCCGTGAGGGCCTGGCAGTGCCCCGCTACTCAGGCGAGGGCCTGTCACCCTCCAAGCGGAGGGGTGCATCATTGCGGGGCCAGCCCAGTGACCTGACCTTCTGCGA GATCATCTTGATGGAGATGGAGTCACATGAGGATGCCTGGCCCTTTCTGGAGCCTGTCAATCCCCGCCTGGTGCCCGGCTACCGAAAGATCATCAAGAATCCCATGGACTTTGCTACCATGCGCACGCGGCTGCTGCGGGGCGG GTACACGAGCTCTGAGGAGTTTGCGGCCGATGCCATGCTGGTGTTTGACAACTGCCAGACCTTCAACGAGGATGACTCGGAAGTTGGCAAAGCCGGGCACGTCATGCGCAAGTTCTTCGAGAGCCGGTGGGAGGAGTTTTATCAGGGAAAACATGCTACTAACCCgtga